The proteins below come from a single Gossypium raimondii isolate GPD5lz chromosome 2, ASM2569854v1, whole genome shotgun sequence genomic window:
- the LOC105789166 gene encoding putative disease resistance protein RGA3, with protein sequence MGLYNNLVRIGEGIVQKCKGVALAVKTLGSLLCSTRVQHDWELVRDSELWKLKQEENDILPALKLSYDHLPWYLKQCFAFCSVFPKDFEFNPLYLIPLWMANGFLQSPYENEEPEDIGNRYIQELLSRSFFQQVEDKFLTFTFKMHDLVHDLALSVVQNEVNSCNHYSTGNVRHLLFDLLKQDGSQLPNNLSCLQSLFSLDEEGKTDSESLIGKVISRSKHLRVLHLSGCSFEHLPNNIRYLKQLRYLNLAYNGNIKRLPNSICNLQSLEVLDLGGCTRIEELPKDIRYLINLRKLMVTTKQRRLQENGICCLSSLRILAFFECENLEKLCEDIQNFTALRELYIEECNNLVSLPQGLKYLTTLENLAIVNCEKLDLTMEELELERKEDGSLRKLWIGGVPKLESLPQWILLGSTKTLQHLYIGELENVSRLPTWFQDLTSLQSLYIKNCPKLSSLAEGMQHLTALKRLMIGGCPKLSKRCIEETGEDWPKIAHVVDIIVES encoded by the coding sequence ATGGGCCTGTACAACAATCTTGTAAGAATCGGGGAAGGAATTGTTCAAAAATGCAAAGGGGTTGCTTTGGCCGTGAAGACTTTAGGCAGCCTACTCTGTTCAACTAGGGTACAACATGATTGGGAACTTGTGAGAGATAGTGAGCTATGGAAGTTGAAACAGGAGGAAAATGACATCTTGCCTGCTCTAAAACTAAGTTATGATCATTTGCCCTGGTATTTAAAGCAATGTTTCGCCTTTTGTTCAGTTTTTCCAAAAGATTTTGAATTCAATCCTCTCTATTTGATCCCGTTGTGGATGGCAAATGGCTTTTTGCAATCACCATACGAAAATGAAGAGCCAGAAGATATTGGGAATCGGTATATACAAGAGTTACTATCAAGATCTTTCTTCCAACAAGTTGAAGATAAGTTTTTAACTTTCACCTTCAAAATGCATGATCTAGTACATGATCTTGCATTATCAGTAGTGCAAAATGAGGTGAATTCATGTAACCATTATTCAACTGGGAATGTTCGACATTTATTGTTTGATCTTTTGAAGCAAGATGGTTCCCAGTTGCCAAATAACTTGAGCTGTCTGCAATCACTTTTCTCATTAGATGAAGAAGGCAAGACTGATAGCGAATCTCTCATTGGCAAAGTCATCTCTAGGTCTAAACATTTGAGGGTGCTACATTTGTCTGGCTGCAGTTTTGAGCATTTGCCAAATAATATACGTTATTTAAAGCAGTTGAGATATTTGAATCTGGCCTACAATGGAAATATAAAGAGACTTCCAAATTCCATTTGCAATTTGCAGAGTTTGGAAGTACTTGACCTCGGTGGATGTACGAGAATTGAAGAGTTACCAAAAGACATAAGGTACCTGATTAACCTTAGAAAATTAATGGTAACAACAAAACAGAGACGTTTGCAAGAGAATGGTATATGTTGCCTAAGTTCTCTTCGGATTTTGGCCTtctttgaatgtgaaaatttagaaaaattgtgTGAAGACATTCAAAACTTTACAGCCCTCCGAGAATTGTACATCGAAGAATGCAACAACTTGGTTTCATTGCCACAAGGTTTAAAATACCTAACTACATTAGAAAATTTGGCAATtgtaaattgtgaaaagcttgATCTTACTATGGAGGAGTTGGAACTTGAGAGGAAAGAAGATGGTAGCCTTCGAAAATTGTGGATTGGAGGAGTGCCAAAGCTGGAGTCACTACCCCAATGGATCCTTCTAGGATCCACCAAAACTTTGCAGCACTTGTATATTGGAGAATTGGAGAATGTATCGAGGTTACCAACGTGGTTCCAAGATCTCACATCCCTTCAAAGTCTTTACATTAAAAATTGCCCAAAACTGTCGTCTCTGGCAGAAGGGATGCAACACCTCACTGCACTCAAAAGACTAATGATTGGAGGGTGTCCAAAATTAAGCAAAAGATGCATTGAAGAAACCGGTGAAGACTGGCCTAAGATTGCTCATGTCGTTGACATTATTGTGGAGTCTTGA
- the LOC105789733 gene encoding putative disease resistance protein RGA3, translating to MAESFAFEIAGQVLEKLGSAAYERISLAWGVREDFEKLKLAVAAIRAVVLDAEQQQARTQELSLWLQRFKDACYNVEDLIDEFEIQALRKLVLERGSTGRKVRHFFSGSNPWAFSFRMGYKIKKANEMLNKIAAEKAKFHLTEKHETNVIHRERETYSFVKTFSVIGRDEAKQHLQNFLMNPTDGEDIPVLPIVGIGGIGKTTLAQLVFNEESVKSHFELRIWVCVTEDFDIKQLMIKIIKSAIGMNCNDMHKEELHKVLQDCLNGKRFFMVLDDVWNEDKKKWIELKDLLCGGAQGSRIIVTTRIRNVATITGTTPLYDLEHLSYDNCLSLFLKLAFKEGEEKQHDNLVRIGEGIVQKCKGVALAVKTLGSLLCSTRVQHDWELVRDSELWKLKQEENDILPALKLSYDHLPWYLKQCFAFCSVFPKDFEFNPLYLIPLWMANGFLQSPYENEEPEDIGNRYIQELLSRSFFQQVEDKFLTFTFKMHDLVHDLALSVVQNEVNSCNHYSTGNVRHLLFDLLKQDGSQLPNNLSCLQSLFSLDEEGKTDSESLIGKVISRSKHLRVLHLSGCSFEHLPNNIRYLKQLRYLNLAYNGNIKRLPNSICNLQSLEVLDLGGCTRIEELPKDIRYLINLRKLMVTTKQRRLQENGICCLSSLRILAFFECENLEKLCEDIQNFTALRELYIEECNNLVSLPQGLKYLTTLENLAIVNCEKLDLTMEELELERKEDGSLRKLWIGGVPKLESLPQWILLGSTKTLQHLYIGELENVSRLPTWFQDLTSLQSLYIKNCPKLSSLAEGMQHLTALKRLMIGGCPKLSKRCIEETGEDWPKIAHVVDIIVES from the coding sequence ATGGCTGAATCCTTTGCATTCGAGATCGCCGGACAAGTATTGGAGAAACTAGGGAGTGCTGCCTATGAAAGAATTAGCTTGGCATGGGGTGTTCGAGAGGATTTTGAAAAGCTTAAGCTGGCCGTAGCTGCTATCAGAGCTGTGGTCCTGGATGCTGAACAACAACAGGCTCGTACCCAGGAGCTCAGTCTTTGGCTACAAAGGTTCAAAGATGCTTGCTACAACGTGGAAGATTTGATAGACGAGTTCGAGATCCAAGCGTTGAGGAAGCTAGTCCTGGAACGGGGAAGCACTGGAAGGAAGGTACGCCATTTCTTTTCTGGCTCTAATCCTTGGGCATTTAGCTTTAGGATGGGCTATAAGATCAAAAAGGCTAACGAGATGTTGAATAAGATTGCAGCTGAAAAGGCCAAGTTTCATCTGACTGAAAAACATGAAACTAATGTCATACATCGTGAGAGGGAAACCTACTCCTTTGTTAAGACATTTAGTGTCATCGGTCGAGATGAAGCTAAACAACACCTACAAAACTTCTTAATGAATCCAACTGATGGGGAAGATATCCCTGTCCTTCCCATAGTTGGGATCGGAGGTATCGGGAAAACTACCCTGGCCCAATTGGTGTTTAACGAGGAGAGTGTGAAGTCGCATTTTGAATTGAGAATTTGGGTGTGTGTTACAGAGGATTTTGACATCAAACAACTGatgataaaaatcattaaatctgCCATTGGTATGAACTGCAATGACATGCATAAGGAGGAATTACATAAAGTTTTGCAAGATTGTTTGAATGGTAAAAGATTTTTTATGGTACTAGATGATGTCTGGAACGAGGACAAGAAGAAATGGATTGAGCTGAAAGATTTGTTGTGTGGGGGAGCCCAAGGGAGTAGAATCATTGTCACAACTCGTATCCGCAATGTGGCTACAATCACAGGCACAACACCTCTGTATGATTTAGAGCATCTTTCTTATGACAATTGTCTATCATTGTTTCTTAAACTTGCCTTTAAAGAAGGTGAAGAGAAACAACATGACAATCTTGTAAGAATCGGGGAAGGAATTGTTCAAAAATGCAAAGGGGTTGCTTTGGCCGTGAAGACTTTAGGCAGCTTACTCTGTTCAACTAGGGTACAACATGATTGGGAACTTGTGAGAGATAGTGAGCTATGGAAGTTGAAACAGGAGGAAAATGACATCTTGCCTGCTCTAAAACTAAGTTATGATCATTTGCCCTGGTATTTAAAGCAATGTTTCGCCTTTTGTTCAGTTTTTCCAAAAGATTTTGAATTCAATCCTCTCTATTTGATCCCGTTGTGGATGGCAAATGGCTTTTTGCAATCACCATACGAAAATGAAGAGCCAGAAGATATTGGGAATCGGTATATACAAGAGTTACTATCAAGATCTTTCTTCCAACAAGTTGAAGATAAGTTTTTAACTTTCACCTTCAAAATGCATGATCTAGTACATGATCTTGCATTATCAGTAGTGCAAAATGAGGTGAATTCATGTAACCATTATTCAACTGGGAATGTTCGACATTTATTGTTTGATCTTTTGAAGCAAGATGGTTCCCAGTTGCCAAATAACTTGAGCTGTCTGCAATCACTTTTCTCATTAGATGAAGAAGGCAAGACTGATAGCGAATCTCTCATTGGCAAAGTCATCTCTAGGTCTAAACATTTGAGGGTGCTACATTTGTCTGGCTGCAGTTTTGAGCATTTGCCAAATAATATACGTTATTTAAAGCAGTTGAGATATTTGAATCTGGCCTACAATGGAAATATAAAGAGACTTCCAAATTCCATTTGCAATTTGCAGAGTTTGGAAGTACTTGACCTCGGTGGATGTACGAGAATTGAAGAGTTACCAAAAGACATAAGGTACCTGATTAACCTTAGAAAATTAATGGTAACAACAAAACAGAGACGTTTGCAAGAGAATGGTATATGTTGCCTAAGTTCTCTTCGGATTTTGGCCTtctttgaatgtgaaaatttagaaaaattgtgTGAAGACATTCAAAACTTTACAGCCCTCCGAGAATTGTACATCGAAGAATGCAACAACTTGGTTTCATTGCCACAAGGTTTAAAATACCTAACTACATTAGAAAATTTGGCAATtgtaaattgtgaaaagcttgATCTTACTATGGAGGAGTTGGAACTTGAGAGGAAAGAAGATGGTAGCCTTCGAAAATTGTGGATTGGAGGAGTGCCAAAGCTGGAGTCACTACCCCAATGGATCCTTCTAGGATCCACCAAAACTTTGCAGCACTTGTATATTGGAGAATTGGAGAATGTATCGAGGTTACCAACGTGGTTCCAAGATCTCACATCCCTTCAAAGTCTTTACATTAAAAATTGCCCAAAACTGTCGTCTCTGGCAGAAGGGATGCAACACCTCACTGCACTCAAAAGACTAATGATTGGAGGGTGTCCAAAATTAAGCAAAAGATGCATTGAAGAAACCGGTGAAGACTGGCCTAAGATTGCTCATGTCGTTGACATTATTGTGGAGTCTTGA